The Hyla sarda isolate aHylSar1 chromosome 2, aHylSar1.hap1, whole genome shotgun sequence genome includes the window ATACCTGTCAGTTTTGGGGTCACCACCCTGTCCATTGTTGGGGTCAGGAGGGATACCTGTCAGTTTTGGGGTCACCACCCTATCCGTTGTTGGGTTCAGGAGGGATACCTGTCAGTTTTGGGGTCACCACCCTGTCCATTGTTGGGTTCAGGAGGGATACCTGTCAGTTTTGGGGTCACCACCCTGTCCATTGTTGGGGTCAGGAGCGATACCTGTCAGTTTTGGGGTCACCACCCTGTCCATTGTTGGGGTCAGGAGGGATACCTGTCAGTTTTGGGGTCACCACCCTGTCCCTTGTTGGGTTCAGGAGGGATACCTGCCAGTTTTGGGGTCACCACCCTGTCCATTGTTGGGGTCAGGAGGGATACCTGTCAGTTTTGGGGTCACCACCCTGTCCATTATTGGGTCAGGAGGGATACCTCTCAGTTTTGGGTCACCACCCTGTCCATTGTTGGGGTCAGGAGGGATACCTGTCAGTTTTGGGGTCACCACCCTGTCCATTGTTGGGTTCAGGAGGGATACCTGTCAGTTTTGGGGTCACCACCCTGTCCATTATTGGGGTCAGGAGGGATACCTGTCAGTTTTGGGGTCACCACCCTGTCCATTGTTGGGTTGAGGAGGGATACCTGTCAGTTTTGGGGTCACCACCCTGTCCATTGTTGGGGTCAGGAGGGATACCTGTCAGTTTTGGGGTCACCACCCTGTCCCTTGTTGGGTTCAGGAGGGATACCTGCCAGTTTTGGGGTCACCACCCTGTCCATTGTTGGGGTCAGGAGGGATACCTGTCAGTTTTGGGGTCACCACCCTGTCCATTATTGGGTCAGGAGGGATACCTCTCAGTTTTGGGTCACCACCCTGTCCATTGTTGGGGTCAGGAGGGATACCTGTCAGTTTTGGGGTCACCACCCTGTCCATTGTTGGGTTCAGGAGGGATACCTGTCAGTTTTGGGGTCACCACCCTGTCTATTATTGGGGTCAGGAGGGATACCTGTCAGTTTTGGGGTCACCACCCTGTCCATTGTTGGGGTCAGGAGGGATACCTGTCAGTTTTGGGGTCACCTCCCTGTATATTGTTGGGTTCAGGAGGGATACCTGTCAGTTTTGGGGTCAGCACTCTGTCCATTGTTGGGGTCAGGAGGGATACCTGTCAGTTTTGGGGTCAACACCCTGTCCATTGTTGGGGTCAGGAGGGATACTTGTCAGTTTTGGGGTCACCACCCTGTCCATTATTGGGGTCAGGAGGGATACCTGTCAGTTTTGGGGTCACCACTCTGTATATTGTTGGGTTCAGGAGGGATACCTGTCAGTTTTGGGGTCACCACCCTGTCCATTATTGGGGTCAGGAGGGATACCTGTCAGTTTTGGGGTCACCACTCTGTATATTGTTGGGTTCAGGAGGGATACCTGTCAGTTTTGGGGTCACCACCCTGTCCATTATTGGGGTCAGGAGGGATACCTGTCAGTTTTGGGGTCACCACCCTGTCCATTATTGGGGTCAGGAGGGATACCTGTCAGTTTTGGGGTCACCACTCTGTATATTGTTTGGTTCAGGAGGGATACCTGTCAGTTTTGGGGTCACCACCCTGTCCATTATTGGGGTCAGGAGGGATACCTGTCAGTTTTTGGGCACCACTCTGTCCATTATTGGGGTCAGGAGGGATACCTGTCAGTTTGGGGTCACCACTCTGTATATTGTTGGGGTCAGGAGGGATACCTGTCAGTTTTTGGGCACCACTCTGTCCATTATTGGGGTCAGGAGGGATACCTGTCAGTTTTGGGGTCACCACTCTGTATATTGTTGGGGTCAGGAGGGATACCTGTCAGTGAAGGAGCATTCAGCCATCAGCTATCTAAGGTATATGGCCAGCCACGTGgactagtgatgtcactgatgttGGTGCTCAGATGATTATACAGTGGTCAGGACCGTCATCTTCACCAGGGTCCACCGCTCAGCCCCATCTCTATATTGGGGGGAAGGCCTGCTCCCCCCAGCTATGAAGCCCTGGGGCAGTGACCGCTCAGGTCAGTCCTGGTGGATATAACCCATCGGTGGAGGCTGCAGTCACTACAAGTTGTGAACCGTCTCAAGAGCAGGAACTCAGCAGCCCTTCTTCTTTTCAACCACAAGCAAGGTGTGGTCATGTGTCACTCACAATACACAGTACAACCACCTCACGGGATGCACAGTAACACCACCACACAATACACAGTACAACCACCTCACGGGATGCACAGTAACACCACCACACAATACACAGTACAAACACCTCACGCGATACACGGTACCAACATCACAAACAATGCACAGTACCACCGGGGTTGTAGATGGAGGGTAGAGGGGTTGAGGGTAGTTGGGGTTGTAGATGGAGGGTAGAGGGGTTGAGGGTAGTTGGGATTGTAGATGGAGGGTAGGGGGGTTGAGGGTAGTTGGGGTTGTAGAGGGAGGGTAGAGGGGTTGAGGGTAGTTGGGGTTATAGATGGAGGGTAGAGGGGTTGAGGGTGGTTGAGGGTAGTTGGGGTTATAGATGGAGGGTAGAGGGGTTGACGATAGTTGAGGTTGTAGATGGAGGGTAGAGGGGATGAGGGTAGTTGGGGTTGTAGATGGAGGGTAGAGGGGTTGAGGGTAGTTGGGGTTGTAGATGGAGGGTAGAGGGGTTGAGGGTAGTTGAGGGTAGTTGGGGTTGTAGATGGAGGGTAGAGGGGTTGAGGGTAGTTGAGGGTAGTTGGGGTTGTAGATGGAGGGTAGAGGGGTTGAGGGTAGTTGGGGTTGTAGATGGAGGGTAGAGGGGTTGAGGGTAGTTGAGGGTAGTTGGGGTTGTAGATGGAGGGTAGAGGGGTTGAGGGTAGTTGGGGTTGTAGATGGAGGGTAGAGAGGTTGAGGGTAGTTGAGGTTGTAGATGGAGGGTAGAGGGGTTGAGGGTAGTTGGGGTTGTAGATGGAGGGTAGAGGGGTTGAGGGTAGTTGAGGGTAGTTGGGGTTGTAGATGGAGGGTAGAGGGGTTGAGTGTAGTTGGGGTTGTAGATGGAGGGTAGAGGGGTTGAGGGTAGTTGAGGGTAGTTGGGGTTGTAGATGGAGGGTAGAGGGGTTGAGGGTAGTTGAGGGTAGTTGGGGTTGTAGATGGAGGGTAGAGAGGTTGAGGGTAGTTGAGGTTGTAGATGGAGGGTAGAGGGGTTGAGGGTAGTTGGGGTTGTAGATGGAGGGTAGAGGGGTTGAGGGTAGTTGAGGGTAGTTGGGGTTGTAGATGGAGGGTAGAGGCGTTGAGGGTAGTTGGGGTTGTAGATGGAGGGTAGAGGGGTTGAGGGTAGTTGGGGTTGTAGATGGAGGGTAGAGGGGTTGAGGGTAGTTGAGGGTAGTTGGGGTTGTAGATGGAGGGTAGAGGGGTTGAGGGTAGTTGAGGGTAGTTGGGGTTGTAGATGGAGGGTAGAGGGGTTGAGGGTAGTTGAGGTTGTAGATGGAGGGTAGAGGGGTTGAGGGTAGTTGGGGTTGTAGATGGAGGGTAGAGGGGTTGAGGGTAGTTGAGGGTAGTTGGGGTTGTAGATGGAGGGTAGAGGCGTTGAGGGTAGTTGGGGTTGTAGATGGAGGGTAGAGGGTTGATGGTAGTTGGGGTTGTAGATGGAGGGTAGAGAGGTTGATGGTAGTTGGGGTTGTAGATGGAGGGTAGAGGGGTTGAGGGTAGTTGGGGTTGTAGATGGAGGGTAGAGGGGTTGAGGGTAGTTGGGGTTGTAGATAGAGGGTAGAGGGGTTGAGGGTAGTTGGGGTTGTAGATGGAGGGTAGAGGGGTTGAGGGTAGTTGGGGTTGTAGATGGAGGGTAGAGACAAAAAAGATTATTATCCATAAAACACTACCTGTAATAGGCATGTTCCCACAGGCTATCCAGGGACACAgtgcaccctcaacggacgtcgtttcgtgggtctccccacttcgtcaggacgtccgttgagggtgcacTGTGTCCCTGGATAGCCTGTGGGAACATGCCTATTACAGGTAGTGTTTTATGGATAATAATCTTTTTTGTATTAGCGGCGACTTTGTACTGAGATACACACTACCGTATTGATAATCTGAGTGAACCAACATAACTTATGCATTGTTCCTTACATTTACCATCTTGATTACCAGGACCAGGTCACTAGTGCTTTtctggggtatatgttttttaggggtAAGTTTGTCTGTCCTTGAGTTTGTTACTAATTATTTAATAAAGTTTATActatttttcatgaattttgtatTATTGGTGTTTAATTCATGGTGACAATTGTAGGAGTAGTATCctcacacatgttatatatgggacatcctcacacatggtatatatgggatatcctcacacatgttatatatgggacatcctcacacatgttatatatgggacatcctcacacatgttatatatgggacatcctcacacatgttatatatgggatatcctcacacatgttatatatgggacatcctcacacatgttatatatgggacatcctcacacatgttatatatgggatatcctcacacatgttatatatgggatatcctcacaca containing:
- the LOC130358145 gene encoding mucin-2-like, with the translated sequence MPITGSVLWIIIFFVSTLHLQPQLPSTPLPSIYNPNYPQPLYPLSTTPTTLNPSTLHLQPQLPSTPLPSIYNPNYHQPLYPPSTTPTTINPLPSIYNPNYPQRLYPPSTTPTTLNYPQPLYPPSTTPTTLNPSTLHLQPQLPSTPLPSIYNPNYPQLPSTPLPSIYNPNYPQLPSTPLPSIYNPNYPQPLYPPSTTPTTLNASTLHLQPQLPSTTLNPSTLHLQPQLPSTPLPSIYNLNYPQPLYPPSTTPTTLNYPQPLYPPSTTPTTLNYPQPLYPPSTTPTTLNPSTLHLQPQLPSTTLNPSTLHLQPQLPSTPLPSIYNLNYPQPLYPPSTTPTTLNPSTLHLQPQLPSTTLNPSTLHLQPQLPSTPLPSIYNPNYPQLPSTPLPSIYNPNYPQLPSTPLPSIYNPNYPQPLYPPSTTPTTLIPSTLHLQPQLSSTPLPSIYNPNYPQPPSTPLPSIYNPNYPQPLYPPSTTPTTLNPPTLHLQSQLPSTPLPSIYNPNYPQPLYPPSTTPVVLCIVCDVGTVYRVSLLTPTIYRVVTPKLTGIPPDPNNGQSGAQKLTGIPPDPNNIQSGDPKLTGIPPDPNNGQSGAQKLTGIPPDPNNGQGGDPKTDRYPS